A region of Syntrophales bacterium DNA encodes the following proteins:
- a CDS encoding redoxin domain-containing protein: protein MKALENKFAEFNNLKTVPLGLSVDSVPLKNAWAKELGISNVPLLADFWPHGEAAQKYGLFREKEGFSERANVILDETGMVVWLKLYEIHQLPDLGEVMDFLKHA, encoded by the coding sequence ATGAAAGCCCTGGAAAACAAATTTGCCGAGTTCAACAACCTCAAAACCGTTCCTTTGGGACTCAGCGTCGATTCTGTTCCTTTAAAAAATGCGTGGGCCAAAGAGCTGGGAATCTCCAATGTTCCATTGCTTGCTGATTTCTGGCCGCACGGCGAAGCCGCTCAAAAATATGGTCTCTTCAGAGAAAAGGAAGGTTTTTCAGAAAGAGCCAACGTTATTCTTGATGAAACGGGAATGGTTGTCTGGCTGAAGTTGTATGAAATTCATCAATTGCCCGATCTGGGCGAGGTGATGGATTTCCTCAAGCACGCCTGA